Sequence from the Fulvivirga ligni genome:
AATTCATCTCGCTGAGCTCTTGTTTATAGCTTACTTTAAAGTCTCCAAAAACGCTATCTGCCGGGTAGCTTCCATAGCTTTTTGACCGGGGTAGCTGGTGAAATGCTTTACCGGCAATCATTAAACTGATCGCCTTTTTGGGAGTATATGCCAGGTTTACATAATGAGTTTGATACTCCGTGTTAGCGTAAGCCGTGCCTAAAGGGTCATAAGCAAACTGAGTGGCCCACTGAAAGCCGGCACCTCTGAAACTCTTAGCCATGGCTGGGTACATGTATGAACCCAAAACATCTCCGGCATCAAATTCATAGACCATCCTGGCTTTATGATGAAACTCTGGAATGGTATCGAACGGGATGGCGTAAACATCAACGTTAGGAAGAAAATTACTTTCCAATGTATGGTTAGCCACTAATCCTGTTGGGTACCATTGAAAACTAAAACCATCTACGTTAGCTTTGGCTACGCCATCAGCATGATGAGGAGACTCGCTGATGTTGTAAAATACTGGCTTTGTCCAGCCGGTACTCCTAACGGCAGCGGCCATTCGGTTTACATATTCAGTAGTTCGGGCTTTTTTACCACTATGCTTTGGCTCATTATTAATTTCGGTCGCAATAATGTCATGATCTTCCTGAAAAGTAAGACCAGTATATCTGTTTTTATGTTTGAAAAACTGTTTTAGATAGTTTTCCTGGGCCTGAAATGCTTTTTCATTAATAACCGCCTCTTGTTTATTGTAAATATCTGAAAATGAATGTGTATGCTCATCTGGTTCAGGGTATCCATTGCCCCAAAAAGCAATGGGAGTTACTATTATCTTTATATGTCGCTCTTTAAGCTTGGCAATAAGATAATCGTACAGCTCCAGGTGCTCGTTGTTTTTAAGGTTTCCCAGTGAGTCAGATATTTCGGTGTCCCACACATGTACTCTGAAGGCATCAAAGCCTAAACGTGCCAGGTGATATACATCCTGATCAATAGATGATTTGATGTCTAAGCCCACTTTTTGATGAGAGCGGTAGCCATAAGCAAATGGCAAAGTGTAATTAACGCCAAAAAAGGCCGCTTCCTTGTTATTACTTGTCCATCGTATAATGCCCTCTTTATCTACATACACCGGATTGTTTTTATTCTGAGCATGTAAAGCTACCGAGCTAACCAGCATCAAAATGATTGATACTGATAGCCCTAAGGCCAATTTTATTTTTAAAAAATTCATGAGTAAAAAGTTAATAAAAAAGGCTGCTCAAAAACCAGTAATCCATCTTACCAGGCTTAAGAACAGCCATATACTAAACTACTAAAAAACAATTTTTATTCTTCGTAAGAAGCTTCCATATAAGTTATTCCTTTGAGAGGATTCCCATCAAAGTCAAACAGTGCTGCATTTTCCCACGATGATCCGGTGCCCCAAAGGTCTTTCATGTTAGATGAAATCCAGGCTGGCTCCCAATAGATAATGCCTATGCCACCGCCATCTTTTACTTCCTGAGTTAATTTTACCAAAAGGTCATACTGACCAGTCTCAGAATAAGGATAACCATCCACCGCAGTTTCAGAACCGAATGAGTTATTATAGTCATCATCATAATCGGTGGTCCATGGGTAGGCTGTCTCTACCATCATAAGATCTTTGTTGTATACATCTCTAGCATTGCTGATCACATTGCTTAAATCATCTAGAGCTACTGTGGTGTGCCATAGTGGGTAGTAAGAGAATCCAATAATGTCGAAATCAGTTACTCCAGCGGTGTTTATAATGCTATTTGTGAAGCTATTAATGTTCTTAGGGTCAGCTACATGCACTACAATTTTAATTTCTGATCCAGCTTCGCTCTCTACCTCTCGTGTGGCTTCGATACCAGCGTTCATAATCTTACCCAGATTTACCCAGCTGCCATCATTACACACATTTCCTGAAGGAAAGCCTGGTGCTGCATCTGTA
This genomic interval carries:
- a CDS encoding glycoside hydrolase family 53 protein, which codes for MTSKIYKSLLLAGIGLALFSCDDKGLTPPDFPAEEEQSSDSSFYFGADLSNVNNIIDHDGVYQDDGVSNPFQIFANHGSNLVRLRIWHNPTWTEEAYGAEGNQMYNDLYDVEKSISEAKAQGMKVLLDFHYGDSWADPGKQPIPAAWEDITDIDVLADSVYNYTYQTLTYLSGKGLLPEMVQIGNETNCGMLYTDAAPGFPSGNVCNDGSWVNLGKIMNAGIEATREVESEAGSEIKIVVHVADPKNINSFTNSIINTAGVTDFDIIGFSYYPLWHTTVALDDLSNVISNARDVYNKDLMMVETAYPWTTDYDDDYNNSFGSETAVDGYPYSETGQYDLLVKLTQEVKDGGGIGIIYWEPAWISSNMKDLWGTGSSWENAALFDFDGNPLKGITYMEASYEE